In Pseudomonadota bacterium, the following are encoded in one genomic region:
- a CDS encoding FkbM family methyltransferase yields MIIKTASGKEYNLDFEPILTLMSNPANYTEFIINQINSGYYNMQKCGVVVDAGANVGLFSIYASTIADVVYAIEPTPEHFCNLCAIINHLEITNVIPIQLALWQTSGDVKFNLYNGGNTTMNSVAPNGEITVAALTVEDFFNRIQIDKADYFKCDIEGGEHFIDFAPVAKKIEQLFIEVHDTTGIGLSETANNFEPKLKNLWKNVVRLSEDAIVAFHDK; encoded by the coding sequence ATGATAATTAAAACAGCCAGCGGAAAAGAATATAATTTAGATTTTGAACCAATTTTAACGCTGATGTCCAATCCCGCCAATTACACAGAATTTATTATCAATCAAATAAACAGCGGATATTACAATATGCAAAAGTGTGGTGTTGTTGTGGACGCCGGGGCCAATGTGGGGCTTTTTTCAATCTATGCTTCTACAATAGCAGATGTAGTATATGCCATTGAGCCAACACCAGAACATTTTTGTAATTTATGTGCCATTATCAATCACTTGGAGATAACCAATGTCATTCCCATTCAACTCGCATTATGGCAAACAAGTGGTGATGTGAAATTTAATTTATATAATGGCGGAAACACCACCATGAATAGCGTAGCCCCTAATGGCGAAATTACTGTTGCCGCATTGACTGTCGAGGATTTTTTTAACAGGATTCAAATTGATAAGGCAGATTACTTTAAATGCGATATAGAAGGCGGCGAACATTTTATAGATTTCGCCCCAGTTGCTAAAAAAATTGAACAATTGTTTATTGAAGTTCACGATACCACTGGTATCGGACTTTCGGAAACTGCCAATAATTTCGAACCAAAGTTAAAAAATCTGTGGAAAAATGTTGTCAGGCTAAGTGAGGATGCCATTGTGGCATTTCACGACAAATAA